The genome window aaagacactcaatgacctggccttcacagccttctgcagcaaagatttccacagatttcattctctggctgaagaaattccttctgttttaaaggatcatccctttagcctgaggttgtgccctctggttctagtttttcctactagtggaaacatcctcaccatgtccactctatccaggcctcgcagtatcctgtaagtttcaataagatccccccttatccttctaaactccaacgagtacagaccctgagtcctcaactgttcctcatacgacaagctcttcattccagggatcattcttgtgaacctcctctggaccttttccaagcccagcacatctttccttagacacGGGGccgaaaactgctcacaatacttcaaatggggtctgaccagagccttatacagcctcagaagtacatccctgctcttgtattctagccctcttgacatgaatgttaacattgcatttgccttcctaactgccgactgaacctgcacgttaaccttaagagaatcttgaacaatgactcccaagtccctttgtgtttctgatttcctaagcattttcccatttagaaaatggtttatgcctccattcctccttccaaagtgcaaaacctcacacttttccacattgtattccatctgccacttctttgcccactctcctaacctgtccaagtccttctgcagccccccgcttcttcaatactacctatccctcgacatatctttttatcatctgcaaacttagcaacagtgccttcagttccttcttccaaatcgttaatgtgtattgtgaaaaattgtggtcctggaactgacccctgaggcacaccacaccagctgccatcctgaaaaagacaccTTTATCCCACTTCTCtgacttctgccagtcagccaatcctcatccatgccaggatcttacccttaacaccatgggctcttaacttatttaacagtctcctgtgcggcaccttgcaaaggccttctggaaatctaaataaatcacgtccactggtccTCCTTTAGCTAACTTCCttgctacctcctcaaagaactctaacagatttgtcagacataacctccccttgacaaagccgtgctgactcagtccaatTTTattatgcacttccaagtactctgcgatctcatctttaataatggactctaaaatcttaccaatgaccgaagtcaggctaaccggcctttaATTTCCcacctgctgcctccctcccttcttaaacagtgacgttacattagctactttccagtcctctggaacctccctgcctcagtgattcctgaaagatcaccactaatgcctccacaatttcctcagctatctcttttagaaccctggggtgtagtccattcggtcctggtgatttatccaccttcagacctttcagtttccccagaaccttctccttagtgatggaatttgccctatccttgtaattgccttatccccgtaaccctgtgcatttactatggctaatccacctaacctacacatctttggactatgggaggaagctggagcacctggaggaaacccatgcagactggggagaatgtgcaaactccacacaggcagtcacccaaggccagaatcaaacctgggtccctggcggtgtgaagcagcactgctaaccactgtgccactatttcaGATAAGGACTGCACTGCTAGGCTGGCCAATGTAGATGGAGGCTTACATGGAGGAGAAGCATCATAGATCTGTTGATCTGAATGGGTTGTTACTGGGTTGTAAAATGTGATGTGATTCTATGTCTATCCATCATTGTCACTTAGAAATGAACAACTCTTCTAATTATTTTTCAGATCTACATTCTTATTTCTTTTGCTACCAGATTGCAGAAAAAAATGGTGTGATTGTCTGTAATTAACCTATTGGAAATATATAGACTAACAGTGTTGTGAAAataattgccctgaggaatgttATCCAAGCCCATTTAATATTTGCCCACTCTGTTACTCACAGTCTATCACAGCCTTATACTTGAGATTACTGCTATGTGGCTTGAGATCAGACTATAGCATTCTTGATTTCCTTACTGTGCTCAGTCAGTCACTTCAACTAAAGAGATCATTAGATTTCTGAATGGTGCATGATGCTTGATCCGATTTAGCAGTAAAGAGCAACAGTGCCACAAAAATGCACCAACATCCACATAACACTCATTCAGTGAAAGGTTACTCACTATTTATTCATTAAACGTTCTCTTTCATTCCCAGCTGTGGCTCAATGGACAGCACTCTTACATATGAGTCAGAAGgcagtgggttcaaatccctcttcACCGTTTTGAGCACATAGTCTAGGCTGACATttgaatggagtgctgcactgctggaggtgccagCTTTCAGATGGGAACCTTAGCCAAGGCCCTATCTGGCTTCCTGGATGGAGGTAAAATCTCATAAGAAAGTATTTGAAAGCAGCAATGTTTACCTCTATGTAATGGTCAATATTCATCCTTCAACCTTTATCACTAACACCGAGTATCTGGCCATTTACATATTTGCTAATTGTGGGATCTTACTCTGTACAGAATTTCCAGCTATCCATCCTGCATTATAACAGTAAATGTACCACATTGGCTGTGCAGCACTTTGGGATGCCCTATGGTTCTGAAAGGAGCTacataaataaatgcaagtttttcttcacatcatttataaataaataaaaatcttttCAATTGCTTCCAAATGAAAACAAATATCTGGGGAATTGAACAAAACCAATTCAGAAATTGATTACAAATCTGTTTTGTTCTGAGATTTATTATCCAAAAGTATTTTTAATTCCTATTGTTAGGATTTTTTTACTCCACTCCATCAAAAGTTTAACCAAATGTGACAAAAAGATAACTGGACCAGTTAATGGAAActtctgtatgtgtctgtgtgtgaatatcAATGAATGTTTGTGCAGGTGTGGGTGTATCTATGTATATGCGTGTGTAAGTGTCTGTGTACCTATACATGTAGATATGTAACCACATGAATGTTCCTGTCTGTGCATAaagctgtatgtgtgtgtgtgtgaatgtgttcatGTGCAacatgtatgtgtttgtgtatgcCTGTATGTATCTGTTGGTGTATGACTATATGCATGTGTTGGTGCATGTCAATATGTGTGTCGATGTCATATCTAGGCAAGTGTATATTTGTCTTACCTTTGCTCACATTTGGATGCAAGTATGTGTAAATGCATATGCAGATTTGTATATGGGTAACTGCGAATAAAAAAGAATCCCTacgatgcagaaggagaccattcagcccatcgagtcttcacaaactctccgaaagagcatccataTGTGAACATACATCTATATCTATGTCTGTATGTGTAAGTGTCTGAATGGTTATGTAGacatgttatatatatatatgtgtgtgtggttctctcctctctccctgtaTATGCATGAGTTTTTATCTGTGTGAGTTTGTGCTTTCAAGAGATGTACGTTTAACCTACGACTCATTAATTTGCATATCTGGAGGTGGGGGGATACCAACCGGCTATAAATGGGCAGCCTTCGATCGTCAGAGGCAAACAGACCCAAGAACGATATTGGGAGCATAAAGTCTCAGTCCAGAAGATCTCCACAACAGGAGCGAGTGGTACTCTGGGGCTCTGCAGCCTGGCCCATAGTGAGTACCTGAAGGGGACGGATCGCCCGAGACGGGATAGGTAACAGTACTTGGGTGGAATTCTGTGCAGCAAGGTGCTCATAGTTTGCCACTAATTTCAGATCTGATGTTAATCtgcgtttatgtgtgtgtgaatgtttgtgcgtatgtgtgcatgtgtttgtgataGTATGAATATGTTTGTATCCGTGTATATGTCTTTGTGTGATTCTCTGTATAATTTTGTGTCTTTCTcgctgtatatctttctgtgtctgtgtgtatgaatttctgtctgtgtgtgtttagatGAATTTATGTTTGCGTGCCTCTCtttttgtgtgtatctgtgtgtgtatgaatttttgggtgtgtttgtgtgtctgtctctctctgtttctgtgtgtctctctgtctttgtgtgtctctgtctgtgtgagtccttttctgtgtgtctgtttctgtgtgtgtctctctctgtctttgtgtgtctctgtctgtgtgagtcCTTTTCTAtgtgtctgtttctgtgtgtgtctctctctctgtctttgtgtgtctctgtctgtgtgagtccttttctgtgtgtctgtttctgtgtgtgagatCAGTCCCGAATTGTGTGGTTCCAAGTTGTTATAAGTTTCAGCACCGCGGACAGCGCACGGTGCCGCTTGCTTCCCCAGCCTCCAGCCTTTCCTCTAAATAAACTCCAATTCTTGCTTCCCACACAGAGAGCGCTCCAAACTTTTTTCTTCCCCTCTTCTTGCACCGAGATGCGGTCGGCATGGTTCCTGCTGTTGGGCTACCTCACCCTTCACAAGTGTGTGACAGCGAACCAACAGACCCCGGCGGGCGGAGCGGGGACAGAGGCAATGCCGCTGGAGGAGATGTTACAGAGGGCAGAGAACATCCTCATTCGCTCCATGCTGATGAGAATGGCGGAACAGCGGGACGATAACGGTAACACATCTGGAATGCATCCTCTAAACAATTTCCATCTCCTAAAACAGCTCTGTTATTTAAGGAACCGTAGATTCGGACTCTTATGTTAAATCTATTAACTCCGAACatttcgttaatgagtttattttcGCAGTTAGAGAATCGCTTGAAGAGTTTAGAATCGAACTTTCTACAGGGTTATATTATTCACTATTCACAACCTTTATTCCGCCCAGGATTAACTCCGTGCTGTTAAAACAAGAACTTACTCCATTCAGCAATATTAAAAAGGATTTGAGTGTGGAAAAGTTAGAAATCCAGGAATTAAACAGGAATGGAGAAAGCAAGCAATGGTGTCAGGCCAGGAAAGGAGATTTTAGTAAGATTTCCTGTCAGTGATTGGAACTTGTAGCAGACTAGGAGCCgggggaagaggggagtgtgATAGACCCACTATCGGCTCATGCAGGGACTGTCCCAGAGAGCGAAGGCGCCGTTTAGAAACGGGGCAACATTTTAGCTTCAATTATGCCAGGGTCCAATGGCTAACTGTCCCGTTCCCCACCAGTAATCACCCGTCTACCCCTAAGAGTTAGAACAGGGGACAGCCAGAAGGTGCGCTGGGGTAGTCAGGGGGAAGGTGAGTGGTTAACACAAACCCGCGCCTGTCACTTGAGGGAATTGTACCTGAGCTAGGCTGGTCACAGATCTTTATCCAATCGAAGAGGCAAAAAGGTCGTTCGGCCCATCTCTCCTATGCTAGCTATAGACAGAAATATTATTGCTCTTTCCTCATAGCCGCTGCTaatttccctttttaaatatttctccaattcccttttgaaaatcaaTGATTGAATCGCCGCCGCCTCACTGTGAGGATCATGGCCAACCGCTGTGTGAAATCTCCCCATTTCCGCACAGATTGCATCGAAACACCTGCCCAGTGCTGATAGTTGGTATTAATATAGTCAAGAAGTTTACGCAGGGCTGGGTTGTCTTGTTTCCCGACTTCTTCACTTACAGAACATGTACACTTGAAACAATTTCACTGAACAACAGTTCAGAGAGGGGAGTTAAATCTACACATGCATTGACACATCACTTGCATTCAATATGACATCTCATTAGGTGTCTGCAAAGATGTTAAACTCCATCCAACAtcatccctccctattcattgTGAATGGTCAATTCTCTCCCTCCTCCAGCCTGCACGGACAGTGGAGGGCATCTTCATCCACTTGGAAACACACGCCCCTCTTTACAAATTCCTCTCGGCTGTTTGAGAGGCAGCCTTTCCTTGGAGAGAGGCTAAAACAGGAGGGAAGGAGTTAGATAAGTCCCTTGCCGTGGTTTCCAGATTAATATCATGTATGCCAATGCAAAGAGAACAAGGGGATTGCAGgaatttctagaaggcatttgataaagtgacaCATCAAATGTcattgcggaaaataaaagctaatggtgtaacatattggcatgatgAGATTGGCGAGTTAACAGGGAGCAGAGAGGAGGCAGCAATGGGTCATTTTTAAATTGGTAAAATGTATTATATTCCCTGCAAACATGAGAACCGAAGGGCAACTGACTTTTCCCCAGAGTTGATCGTTTGAGCACttcttgctgtgtgtgaatgtTGAAACTTTTGAATGTCGGTCTGGGTGAGATCCAGTCCATTTTACAGACATCTACCGGTAGTTCCAGCATTTAAAACTCTCCCCCTATTGCTCTCGACAGCTTTAGATACGGATTCTCTGCCGGCAGGAGAGCTCTCCAAACGGCAACACCCGGGCAAACGGGCAGAGGAAGAGTTCGAGAAGAGACAGCACCCAGGCAAACGCCAGgaaggggaggcggaggagggagCTTACCTGGAAACGGAGAAACGGCAGCACCCGGGGAGAAGAGAGCTGGACGGGGGCTACTTGGAGATTCAGACCAGGCAGCACCCGGGAAGAAGGTCCCCCTTTGGCCAGTATTCGGGGGAGAATGCCTTCCTCGGCGAGCTAGCCAAGACACAACATCCCGCTGAGAGGTCCCTGCTGTACAGCAAGCGCCAGCATCCTGGCCGGAGGAGCTGGGAGGACGGGAGCGATTCCGGGGAGTGGGAGCCGCTGGAGAGGGGGCAGACCCCAGGCAGGCGGTACCCGGAGGTGGGCAGCAGCAGCAGTGAGCTCTCCTCCCCCTGTGAAGACCAGGGACCTGTCAGCTGCAGCAAACCCAGCTACCTGTTGGAGCAGCTACTCGGTAAGATGGACAAGAATTGGCCACAGGTGAAGAGGCAGCACCCCGGGAGAAGACTGGCTTCTGACAGTCAGCTGGAGGGGCGAGTTTGAGATGTTTCCATCTTGTAATTTCACACTGTTTTAGACAATGTTTTCTCCCATTCATATAGGGTTCCCTCTAAGACCATGTGTAAAGCTCTAGTCCCTGGGGAACAATTGGTTTTGTTTCAGTCTGTCAATAGTTCACCATCACATTACCCAGCATGTTCCTCAATGCATGTCCCAACATCCGAGAGAATCAGAGCACAGcaaggggtgcgggggggggggggggggggggcgctgcggagagagagggagagggaaagtagagagggagagaggaagaggacAAGCAAAGATGGGAATGTAAGGCGGAGGTGGGAAAGGAAGGGGAAAGCATAGAaagtggggaggaggagagggggaaagagagaataaAAAGTGGAGAGGATGAGAGGAAGAAAGAGGAATATAgactggggagggaaggggaaagaGAGAATAGAAAGTGGGGAGGAgtagaggggggaagagagaataaagagtggggagggggagagaatgaaTGGAGATTGGGAAGGGGAAAGTGAGTAACTTGAatgggaaggagagggagaaagagtgaaTAGAGGAAGAGGGGGAAAGTGTGAATAAAGAGTGGGAAGAGGCAGGAGAGAGATGTGGGAGAGATGAAGGATTTCTTGAGGaaaaaaatacagtttaaaagaGGAAATAATGTATATGTTGGGTGGGATAATTTGAAATGAAAGGGGTATTGTAAGGTTAACTTCCATTGTGCTCAGTTATGAACAAATCATTGCCAGGGAATCATTTATCTCTGTTTCTGTGCTCTGAAATTGCAGGTTATTCGCTGAAATGTGCATTGACAAACACCGTCACATTTCAATCTCTGTAAGATACCAGCTTGACCCTGAGTTCTAATAAAACGCATGTCGAAATTATTTTTCTACACGAAACCTCAAGTGTCACATTGTACAGAGGAATGAATGTTTCTTGATTGTGCATCTGTTTAAAGGAGAGATTACTATGTGGTGTTTGGTACACCCAGTTCTGGGTCTGATCTCAATGTGCAGGACCCATTCAAAGTCACATTCCTTTACCACAGAAAAATAGAATGtcttcctctcctcccctcccttttCAGATCCATCTTTCCTTATGTGTTTGTGACAGTTTATAATACTCAAATTATGACTTAAATCACAAAAGAACAAATGACAGCCCGGGGATGTAGCTCTGACCCACTCGGGGCCTCTGTTCCTGTTCCTAATGCTCTaatctcgaagggctgaatggcctataccTGTTCTTATGCTCCTACTTCTTTCTGCCCAATTGCACCAAGTTTGCTGCCAGCTGTGATCACATTTCCAACCCGATTACGGCAATTTTCAGGGTGGAAACCTATGTGATTGAAACTGGTTTCTGTAAAACTGATTAAATGAAGCTCACTCAGTAAGATCATTGACTGGAGTGGTGGAGTGGGGAGCATACTGAGGGTGGGAATGGTCAGGAGCAGGTTGGTGCTGGGAATCACATTACCGTTTACTCAAATAAAGCAAATGACACAAACCCAAAAACACACAATGagctctttttattcattcatgggatgtgggtgttgctggcaagaccggcatttactgcccatcactAAATGTCCTTGGACTGTGTGGCTTGCTAGGATAATTTAAGAGGGgta of Mustelus asterias chromosome 3, sMusAst1.hap1.1, whole genome shotgun sequence contains these proteins:
- the trh gene encoding pro-thyrotropin-releasing hormone — its product is MRSAWFLLLGYLTLHKCVTANQQTPAGGAGTEAMPLEEMLQRAENILIRSMLMRMAEQRDDNALDTDSLPAGELSKRQHPGKRAEEEFEKRQHPGKRQEGEAEEGAYLETEKRQHPGRRELDGGYLEIQTRQHPGRRSPFGQYSGENAFLGELAKTQHPAERSLLYSKRQHPGRRSWEDGSDSGEWEPLERGQTPGRRYPEVGSSSSELSSPCEDQGPVSCSKPSYLLEQLLGKMDKNWPQVKRQHPGRRLASDSQLEGRV